ttaaGGTTCATCATAACCTCTCTTTCTCCATTGTGATTACGTGCGctccatttgatgcaccacatcggacaaggaatattcatcttcattaactgtaataaataattcattttactttaaagaatattaaaattactaaataaataaattattttcttaaattggCTCATCTAAACACTGTGTTTAGATTATTATATTTGGGGGAAAATAGGAATTTGATTGaactttttattaataagagattaaatagaaataagtaaataaataattatttaatggtgtaggaactaattgaaggaaataagagaaggcaaaaaggttgtagcaattgattgaacgtaattacacaaaattgtaaaactcatcttattcattttgatttactcaatcatatatataataaaattacaattactggaagctataaaataggaatactaacatgCCTGTAtactgaccattaatgcaatataacggtaaaatagtttaagggtaataaaatcagaattaataataataaaatcagaattaataatcaacgtcctcccttaattctgatttggaacaaccttcaTGCCCAACATATCtcttaacttgatgaaagcatCGATCTTCAATTGATTAGTGAAAATATCTGCAATTTGATCTTCTGATCTGCAGTAttccaatttgatcatgttcttcccaacttggtctcgcaggaagtgatatcgaatatcaatgtgtttacttTTTTGATGAAAAACCGGattctttgcaagattaattgcagagacattatcaacataaatcttaattggaacatctagattaaaaccaatttgagtcatgatattgctAAGCCAAACTGATTGACAAGCACTTGCTGCTGCTGCTACATACTCAGCTTCACAAGTAGATAATgcaacaattgattgtttcttTGATGACCACAAGCAAACAGTCTTTCCGATCATAAAACAATTACCACTAGTGCTCTTCCTCTTGTTTGAATCTCCACCCCAATCACTGTCTGAGTATCCGGCAATCTCAATCTTCTTAGATGAAGAGTAAAATAGACCAAAAGCTGTAGTACCTTTGATGTAGCGCATAATTCTCTTTACAGCTTGTAAATGAACTTGTCGAGGTAACTCCATGTATCGACTGACCAATCCCACAGCATAACATATGTCGGGTCTAGTACATGTGAGATATCTAAGGCTCCCAACAATCTGCTTAAAGTATGTTGCATCTACAGTTTGCCCATCACCTTCCTTCGTGAGCTTAATTCCAGTGTCAATTGGAGTCTTAACTGGGTTTGAATCCTTCATCTTAAACTTCTTTAAAAACTCATCAGCAAATTTCCTCTGATGAATGAAGATTCCATCATCTCCTTGGATGACTTCAATGCCCAAAAAGTAGGACATAAGACCGAGATCAATCATCTTAAATTCCTTCATCATGATATGCTTGAAATCACCAATCATTTTGAGATTACTTCCGGTAAAAATCacatcatcaacataaagacaTAAAATTAGCAAATCTCCATGATCATTAGTCTTTACATAAAGACCATGATCTGATGCACATTTTTTAAATCCAGTGGCATGAAGAAATGAATCAATCCTTTTGTTCCAAGCTCTTGGTGcctgtttaagaccatataaagccttAGTTAGTCTGTACACCTTCTCCTCTTTTCCAGATTGTATGAAACTCGGCGGCTGCTTTACATAAACTTCTTCATCAAGTAGGCCATTTAGAAACGCAGATTTGACGTCCATTTGGTGAATTTTCCATTGCCTTTGTGCAGCTAAAGCAATGATTAATCTCACTGTTTCCATTTGAGCTACTGGAGAAAATATTTCTCCGTAATCATAGCCTTCTCTTTGCTCGAATCCCTTTgccaccaaccttgccttgtatctATCAATCTCACCATTTGCTTTCACTTTAATCTTGTACACCCACTTCACATCAATTGCTTTATGTCCTTTTGGAAGATCAGTGAGCTgccatgtattatttttttcaatcgccatcaattcttcattcatagcctctttccatttggggtgttgaatggcaTCTGCAAGTCTCACGGGTTCTGaatctgcaagaaaagcaaagtgaactaaatctccattgtcatcaacttcatcatcaagatttacttcgcaatCTTGAAGGTGTACAGGTTGTCGTTGCTGCCTTGGTagctccatcatagttgcaattggagttgcaacttcaggttgaattacagcttcaggttgaactgcaggtgcTTCAGGAGTGACTTTGTCTTCCTCTTGTTCGTGATTActatcttcttgagcacaattgacagcatgattatcacgttttgatctgcactcatttgcataacGGTCATGTTTATGGCAATTATAACACTcaatatttgatttattataaatgcctCCGCGTCCACGTTCACCGCACCAagagttatttgaacttggattGTGATTGGAACCAATGTTGTTTTGCTCAGCGCCTGCATGATTCTGGCCACCACGACCTTTACTACAATAAGTACCATGTTTATGATAGGATCTACCAATTGAgacttgtgcttgtaaagcctgttcaattggtttttcaatcttattgttATTCATTCGCTGCTCATGCGCTCGTAGGGAACCAGACAATAATCTTACTGTCATTTTTTaaatgtcattggcctcttcaattgcggcaacaacatgttcaaatctgggagttaaagacctcaaaatctttttccacctttgcctgctctgaatgtgtttcaccattgctcttcatctgatttgtcaaggcaagaactttttttatatagacatcaatagtCTTTGTGGTTTCCATCTGTAGCAATTTATATTGGCATCTTAGAGTTTGAAGACGTACCCTTTTGATCTtatcatcacctttataattggttgacaaaattgtccaagcctcacttgcagttgttgctccttctatATGCTCAAACGTCTCATCATTCATCCCTTGATAgatgagatacaaagccttattttccttcttcttctgatcacgatgcgctactcgttgcgcctcagttgcattagcagctaatgcagacactccactctcaacgacatcccataactcatgataatcaaacaaaactctcatctgcacacaccaccgattgtaattttttccatcaaggataGGGACTCATAATTGGGTAGAATTCATGATAACAGACTGACTCTGATACCAGTTGTATGAACTAATGatggaaggaaataagagaaggcaaaaaggttgtagcaattgattgaacgtaattacacaaaattgcaaaactcatcttattcattttgatttactcaatcacatatatatatatatatatatatatatataataaaattacaattacaatTACTGTAAGCTATctataaaataagaatactaACATACATGTAtactgaccattaatgcaatataacggtaaaatagtttaaaggtaataaaatcagaattaataataataaaatcagaattaataatccacaaatgaaaaaaaaacaaagaaaatgtaTGTATTAGTGTTAGGAGTGAATGACAAATATGACTTGATCTGGATATATTGATTTGCcaattcaaaagaaaatatgCCAAAAGAGAGACGGGACAGTTTAGCCTGTACAAAATcggaataaataaataaaattaatttaaattttttaaaactatttaacacTATTTTACTTACATTATATcattctaatttattttaatagttacaCATTGGTTAGGAGTTgaatttaaaagtaatttaaatacttttttttctttaactttaATGCATTATCTCCACCTATTCCTAAGTAATTACATAATTTCAAAGGACCAGACATTTTTCAACCACGGAAACATCGGAACGGTGATTTGGGAAGAAAACGAGGAAACGTTAAAATTGAAATGTAAAGAGTACGAAAAGTAAGATAAATTTCTTTTGACTTTATCTGTAAATGACCAAACAAATACTCAAAAATCATCTaattatattgtaatatttatgttttcacatatatatgtatatatattgttagcgttttattaatatttatatttttatttattataataaaataaataattaatataatagtgttaaaataaaaaataaaaaaaattaattgtatatCAATTACAAATTTTCACTCAAATACACTTACTTTCTTCATCCAAATAACTTTAACTTTTACTGTCTTTCTTTATATCTTTCCTTTTtcactttaaaattaattattatgtaaTTAAATACATTTTGTCTTCAATAATATCACGTATGTTtactaaaagtaaaattaacGTAGTTTATAtgtaaaaagaaatattttattatttttatttttttataaatttaaaatcctTCAAAATTAATTACGTAAGCTTTTCCcataataaatatgtttaataattattaaaacaaaaacatggttaattatataagttattacataattttaaataaaattaatagaatTAAAGTTATCGTAAcagaattatattttattttaactaacAAAATTTTATGAAGCACCAGTGGTCTAGTGGTAGAATAGTACCCTGCCACGGTACAGACCCGGGTTCGATTCCCGGCTGGTGcagtttaaactttttttatattttttaaaattgtacatTCAAACATATTAAGGCCAACTTTGACTTTCTCAATGAATTGTACTCAAATAATTGATCAAACGCAATTGCGTCTCTTCAACGTTTTGAGTTGATTATTAATTGGTTGCTTCATCTCATGGTTAGTTTATCCAACCTTTCGTTCTCATACATAAACACTTCAACACAATAAACACGCCACACTGCATAGTGATGGCTAAAAACGAGTTGAAGCTTTTGGGTGGTTGGTCCAGCCCTTTTGCCCTAAGGGTTCAGATTGCCCTTAACCTCAAGGGTGTAGATTATGAGGCTGTTGAAGAGACCTTCAATCCCAAAAGTGACCTTCTTCTTAAGTCCAACCCTGTGCACAAGAAAATCCCAGTTCTCCTCCATGCAGATAAACCCATATGTGAATCTGCCATCATAGTTGAATACATTGATGAAGTTTGGACCAATCTTCCCTCCATCCTTCCACAAAATGTCTATGATCGAGCTAATGCCCGATTTTGGGTTGCTTACATCGATGACAaggtatatttatatttatatgtatgtatgtattcCTTCGATGCCTTTGGTCCTTTTGAGTTTTTCCTTAATTATCATCATAAGCTATAAGCTTCCATGTGATTATCATTGAACAAGTACTGATTGTTTGAACTGGAAGCAGTGGTTAACGGCCTTGAAAAGTATTCTAAGGGCTGAAGAgaagaatgaagaaaagaagGCACAGTTTGAGGAAGCAGAAGAAGTGTTTGAGAGGATGGAAGAAGTGTTGCACAAGGGCAGTGAAGGGAAGGCCTTTTTTGGAGGAGACACGATTGGATTCATTGATATTGGTTTTGGAAGCTTTCTGAGTTGGATAAGAGTGGTAGAGAAGATGAATGGAAGAAAATTGCTTGATGAAACCAAGCACCCTCGCTTGCTCCAATGGGCTCAAAATTTTGCTGCTCATCCTGCTGTCAATGGCCTCATACCACAAACTGACAAGCTTATTGAAGTTGTCAAAGGTTTTAACCAAACATCAGGAGCTCTTGCAGCTGCAAAGTAAATGGAATTAATTATGTGCCACATAATTACAAATTTGTAAGCTTTTAACTTGTAGGGTTTTTTTTGGTTCTAACTTTATGTTCGCATAAActttactttaaaataaaactcaaaataaataaaaaaaggaaaggtttaaaaataaaaagaggtTCCTGGGAATTTGTTCTTGAGTAAGGGTGCCTTCCATTATAGAGTCTTAATCTCTCAGTTCAATTTGAAGTTgagaataagaataaaaataggTAATGGTGTTTTTAcaatttagaaataattaatgtatgaatttagaaataaatatataacaaaagataaagaaaaagtttTTCTTGACATCACAAATAGTAATTAACATATACTACACAcctctttataataatataataatattttaaattaaaaaatataataaaaatattaaaatattaatttattattatgcaagggatatttttttaatgtttaaagtTAATATATCACCATTATTGAAAAACCATTATTGAaaagtaaatttgtaattaaataatacagaaaaatattaaaataattatattaaaaattgtaaagttattatataaaaatataaattatcaatatatcattattcaataaaaatttagcatttaaaagaaaattatatggaattaatatttatttattttctaggTTGTTTGTGCTACAGCCACTCTTTTTTTACGTCATGTCTTACGTAAtagtaatataaaaaagaaggaaaaacaaGTGTTGTCTTCCTCATGCTTTCtttcaatttgaaaaatattatttttgaacgttaaattatatattttgttattgcTTTGGAGCCCTTCGTATTATTAAATTGTAACGTTATATACACTGTCAACTttatactattaaaaaaattcacgacgtttttttatattatcacACTTATCTTCAAATATACAAGTATCATATTAACTTTCCATACTATGTTAAAATATAGAACAACTTACAAGTTTTTCTTTTCTGCAGATATATGCAATTGCGTATTTTCTATCTATgttaaagaaatatatatatatatatatatatatatatatatatatattacatttgtTGTTAACTTATGTAATATGTTAAATATTACAACAACtttaaatataaaccaatttagAAGAGTAATTAGAAGGGGGAAAATCTAAACATATTTCATCATGCACTAATCAATGTAATATGTcttaattctttttaaaatttatatgtgTTGCTTTCGTAAATTATAATTGTTAACTAGAAACATGTTAGATTgccaaataaataattttttttaattatctaaaGTTACAAATAATAGAACttgtcaaaaaaaaaattaagaaatgaaGACTTAAATGTAAGAATTTAAAACTTAACTAACCATAAATGAAAACTAAATTAATGTCCAAGTGccataaataattctaaatcATTACATGTACtgatttttaatacttttaaaagtattttgtcaaattttaaatattagtttttataatagcatatatatatatatatatgaaacttTCAATTgctttttttcataatattaaagTGTTTTAATATCTGCTCTTAAGAATCAACCATGCTAGCACGAATTATAGTCAAATCCAATGCATAACATAATAGTCACATTCAAAACTTTATTGCATATTGCACTAATATATGAAATTCAACGAagttaatttattgaaaactaaaatacaacaatttaatattttcaatgaAGAACTAAATATTTTAGGATAAACTCAACGTAGATTATGTGATGATGAATTGGATTTATTGTATAAAACATTGcataattaataatactaaaaaatggATCATTAGTAATTTACAATCTATTATGTCAACGCTAATAACatattatttcttaattaaaacatatatttacCGTACAATTTTTAAGTCTGCACTTGATTTTCTATgtaatgaacaaaattacacGACAATATTGTCGATGAGATAAAGAAGCATCAATTGCTAATAAGacctaaaattaattaattaatgatattaatttaattatgcaATATGTAAATGTGATGAGTTTTAGTTACACACTAATAAAAGAcgttatgtaaatattttttcgAGATTGTTGAATGTTCCATTTTTTTATTACCAAACTTTTGTATAGATTGAGGCTTATGGAAACTATAGATTTCATCATTCCTCGTGTCAATGATTACTTGATGTATATAACtacattattaatataatatcaatGACAATGGTTGATATAATGAAACATAAGTTggataaataatatatagatttaaaGTGTACTCACATCATCCATAGTTGAGTGATTGCAATGttaagcatttttttttttgatcagcaaagaataaagataattaaaatgGGACATTTCAGGGAtgtcccaacccgtatacatcaAATAGGTGCTCCtgatttagataaaatttttGTACCAACCATCACATTCAGAGCACCCAAAAAACTACTGAAAAATGCATAAACATAATCTAGAGAGCTACTAAAAGAACACTTTCCAGCACAATGTTATTTAACTAAACAAGTGACCACAATTGGATGTAGGTACCGCAGGTCACCACAAGCAGTTCCAAGATTCTAAAAGCAGAATGTGTTGATATTATGGCAGAACATACCAACCCATAATTTGAACATCCAATCTTCACATTTAGGCATCTGAATTATATTCTCATTTAGGCATGATATACACTTCATTTATGATTCAATTTTGCATCAGGTCCTTCCAGAGAACCATAGGAGTTTAAATCAGCCCATAGAATTTTCAATCTAAGTTAAATCATAGCACCTAAACCTGCACCTGCTTAATCATAGCTCCTGCACCTgcataaaaatcataaaaccAGCACCTACAGTCATCCTATCACCACGAACACATTGCTGAGATAATTGTGACCTTTAGTTCAGATTTGATTTGTTCCTTGTCAACAGAACTCTCCAACTGCATAGGTTATGACAGCTTGTATTCAGGTTCACCATCACGACGGGATACCTTACCAAGCCTCCTTCTTCTTAGTGACATTCCTTTGGCTTCAGTACCCTTCCAGGTCTGGCTCACACCCTTCCTTTAAACGTGAGTGCAGCAATTTGCTTACACATCTTTATAATCCCAAACAGCATGACATAAGGCATCCTAGCAGGCTTACTTAGGCCAAAACCCTTGCAGGGCTTGACAATGCCTCCCATCTCAGCATAGGTTGCAGTCATCAATAGATGTCTACTACAAATAATGGCTCCTTCCTCCTTTCAACATCATTTCTGGATGCACCAAGGAAGAATCTTCCCTCATCAACACCATACCGCCACACCATAGCCACTATAGACTTCGTAACAAATACACGACGCATCATCTACACATAAGGCCTAATATTCATCTTGCGGCATAAAAGAGTACACCAGAATTCTGGTGCAAACAGATGTTCCAACGGCCACTCTTTATCATCTTCAATTATCCCCCTTAGGAGAAACAAGAGCGTATGCAGTACATTCCAAGCTATTTCTCCCAGCAACAGCTGgtacaaatataaaaatcgCATTTCAGCTCACAAGCCAGATAAACCTTCCTGCTTTTATCATATCATTCATTAAATTTTCTGATTGTGGTCATCATCTATCACCTTCATCCCAGCCTTAGAACCACCCCACATCAGCCTTCAGCACAACAACTTAACCGAACCAAAGTGACTTTCAATTCAGATTCCAACACCAGAAACACCCACAACATAAACGTGACTATTGTCTAAATCAAGATCAAAACCCTAGTGCGAACAAGCTTCCTGCTGCCTCAAAAAACATATTTCTAGGAGGATTGCATCCTGCATAGCAGAACTGCTCTTTTTAAGCAGCAAAAAACTATCAGCATAATTATCCATGCAGTTACTCTTAATTGGCTTGAGTTGTCCAGCAGTGACAAAGTCAGAAAAGATGTACATTAAATTCATCAGCTAACACAACTCTTAAGTTGGCTCAACTTGTTTCCTTCGTTTAGCTCTTCCTTCATTTCCTTGTTATTTCTTCCCAATAACAGCTATATTCAAACCCATAGTAGTAAACACAGAGACCTGCTGCAAACTTGACCTCTCCCTTAACAGCACTTGTGGCCACTCAGAACCTCTGCCCATCCTCATACCTTGGCCTTCACACACCACACACCTGCCAGGCTTGGCTACCTTAAAAAACAAAGCACTCCTCCACTCCACCAGCACGACCTACCGGCCAGTAATACCTGTTATATGCCTCACCTATTATTTGATGCTACTAATGCAAGACAGTGGGTTCAGGATCCAATCTGCATAGgaataatcaaaattattctCCTTGTGTTTCAACCATAACCACGATTTAAGCTGGGCATTGTGGAAAACTTCTTCTGTATCTACAACTCTTTGATTAAAGATGATTAAGTTTCTATGCTCCCATAGCAATGTTAAGCATTTGATTACCCTAAATGATTTCAAAGACATCTTGTATATTTATGTACAACGGTATATGTTCATTATCGACACCAAAGATTGTTTCATCCTAAGAAATGACACAAGATGACTGAAACAATTATTGTGAAATCGTAACAAACTTTTTGAATTGGATTAACATTTTGGTGCAATTGTGGTTGGGGCTCACATTGTATAACTCTTCAAAAAACCATCACAAAAAACATATTCTCGTATCAACTGAATTTCTAGTTATCTCCCGTTCAAACAATTAACACATGAACAATTATATCTTCCATTTATACCTTCTCCCTTTTGTTGAGCAAATTGTAGAAACTCTCAACATCATTCTTACACACATCACTTATTCGACTGACATTTATGCATGAATATCTCCTATTTTGTACTAAAAAAGGTGTGATCCTATCTCATCTCATTCAAGAATattcacttttttatatttcattagTACGCCAATTTTAATTTGCATTACTTATAATTCACAAAATTTCGACAGCATTTCATATTGGTCTCCAGGTATCACGAAATGAGAGTGGTGAAATTAAATTAACCACAATCAAATATGCAtatgaagaacaacacaaaataCAATCAGAAATTTCATGAAATATATGTAATGTGATTAAATATATGTCCTAATGAaactatgaaaaaaatatatgtccAAACGGACCATTCAAGTTCAATATGATGACTAACATTGCTATctccttttgtttttaaatataagaatttttttgaataatttaaattgaaGTTAGAATTCAATCTTTATATTGAATCTTAAACGATAAAATAAGGGTAACTCAATTCAATATATGACacaatatattttgtatttctaatataaatattaaaatggaAACCCAACTATTACAGTGACAGAAATGGAAAAACCAGCAACGACAACGGTGGTATTGAAATCCAACGAAAGTGGTCTCAAATCCCAAGTAGCAAGAGCAACAGTAGTGGATGAACATAATCAACGATAACAATGTCCTTCCAATACCCAACAACAATATCATAAATTACTAGCGGCAGTACCACAAATCCCAATGACGCCATTCATACCAAATGACGACAACAGAATGATAATTAACGAAAAATATGTGAAAGTCACCATGTAGATGCAATGATGATGAGAATGGTAGACGGAGCAACGCCACTTCCAACAGGTAGACGTAACAACGAGATTGAGAGACAGGGTGACGCAATAGTAGTGAGCGAAAATATTAGGCACATTAAACATAGAAACCGAGAAAGAGGGTTAAGTGGGAAAAAAAAgcttattatttaattttaggcACAATATATGTCATAGGTAGTAAgtgaattaaaattttcaaatatttctttaattttgacaTATTACATCGATTCATAGATCCAACTGCTTACAGGGCCTTAAAAACAattaatcttcttcttcttctcttctcgGTCTCTCGGGCTCTCGCTACTATACTGGGTTTTCGACTACTAGATCCACTAGTTTGGGCTTGCGCTGGTTCTTTGTTGTTAGATATGGGCTCTCACTTGTCTGCTTGGTCAAGTTCAACTCTTGGTTTCTGAACTCGTGATTGCTCTCGGACGGGTGTGTGTACTTGCAAAGCTCTAATGATAAAGTCAAAATTAGTTTGTTTAGTTATCAGATACAAATCAGTCTACTTACCTATTAAGAAGATCATCTATTTATAGTGCTCACTTGTTGGGCTTTGACTTAATTGGCTTTTACTTTTCACACCttacaattattaaatataCTCTAAATGTCGTAGTATCCCATATAAAATAACTTTGTAAATTTTTAACCATGTCTTATGCAACATTTTACACCAAtgtaatatataatttgtttaccTAAGTTAAGTTAAAATTGATGCAATATATGTTCAAATATTAACGAAACTGATACCATATTTACTTTAGTACCgatttatatttaattcttttCTCATTTACCAGCATTCGAACACAGTTTGGTAGGAAACAATCTTCCAACTATTACCATCCAAACAATGAATGCAAGTCCCtgtttatatttaattgatctcgtatgttattattaaataaaatttacttttaacacctatttatatttaatcaaaCTTGTATGTCA
The sequence above is a segment of the Phaseolus vulgaris cultivar G19833 chromosome 2, P. vulgaris v2.0, whole genome shotgun sequence genome. Coding sequences within it:
- the LOC137810708 gene encoding glutathione S-transferase U17-like; this encodes MAKNELKLLGGWSSPFALRVQIALNLKGVDYEAVEETFNPKSDLLLKSNPVHKKIPVLLHADKPICESAIIVEYIDEVWTNLPSILPQNVYDRANARFWVAYIDDKWLTALKSILRAEEKNEEKKAQFEEAEEVFERMEEVLHKGSEGKAFFGGDTIGFIDIGFGSFLSWIRVVEKMNGRKLLDETKHPRLLQWAQNFAAHPAVNGLIPQTDKLIEVVKGFNQTSGALAAAK